Proteins encoded together in one Zonotrichia leucophrys gambelii isolate GWCS_2022_RI chromosome 1, RI_Zleu_2.0, whole genome shotgun sequence window:
- the LOC135450451 gene encoding G-protein coupled receptor 183-like: MPLTAQRIQEATEMSTELPATTVMAEMDLFTASETNISTCDLYEHKDTARILLSVFYGSILILGVLGNTIALTVIFKNRKKINSTTLYSTNLVFSDLLFCIALPTRIAYYGMGFHWPFGEALCRITALLFYVNTYAGVNFMTCLSIDRFFAVVHPFRYKIRRIKYAKCICVFVWFLVFSQTFPLLIQSMSQRENERTTCMEYPNFEKIEHLPFILLAACLIGYLIPLGIILFCYTQISCKLFQTAKENPLTEKSGINKKAINTIIFVIIVFIICFTPYHVAIIQHMIKKLQREPLCSETKIFQKSLHYTVFLMNFNCCLDPFIYFFACKGYKRTVLKILRRQVSVSISSAARSHHEESSRDAGETQMTVLAKSPNGKLPEK, encoded by the exons ATGCCCTTAACTGCTCAGAGGATCCAAGAAGCTACAGAGAT GTCTACTGAGCTTCCTGCAACAACAGTGATGGCAGAAATGGACCTTTTCACAGCCTCTGAGACCAACATTTCCACCTGTGACTTATATGAGCACAAAGACACAGCACGGATATTATTGTCTGTCTTCTACGGCTCCATCTTGATCCTTGGGGTGCTTGGAAACACCATTGCCCTCACCGTcatctttaaaaacagaaagaagatcAACTCCACTACCCTGTATTCAACAAACCTCGTCTTCTCCGACCTGCTCTTCTGCATTGCCTTGCCAACCAGGATCGCCTACTACGGCATGGGCTTCCACTGGCCCTTTGGAGAGGCGCTGTGCCGAATCACGGCGCTCCTGTTCTACGTCAACACCTATGCAGGCGTCAACTTCATGACGTGCCTGAGCATCGACCGCTTCTTCGCTGTCGTCCACCCCTTCCGATACAAGATCAGAAGGATTAAATATGCCAAGTGCATCTGTGTCTTTGTCTGGTTTCTTGTATTCAGTCAAACTTTCCCTTTACTTATACAATCCATgtcacagagagaaaatgaaaggacTACATGTATGGAATATCCAAACTTTGAGAAAATAGAACATCTACCATTTATACTTCTTGCTGCCTGTTTAATAGGGTACCTTATTCCTCTGGGGATTATTCTATTTTGCTACACTCAAATCAGCTGCAAACTTTTTCAAACAGCCAAGGAAAATCCACTGACTGAAAAATCAGGGATAAACAAAAAAGCCATCAATACAATCATATTTGTAATTATAGTGTTTATAATCTGCTTTACTCCTTATCATGTTGCAATCATACAACACATGATTAAGAAACTTCAGCGAGAACCCTTGTGcagtgaaacaaaaattttcCAGAAGTCACTCCACTATACTGTATTTCTAATGAATTTTAACTGCTGCCTTGATCCTTTCATCTACTTCTTTGCATGCAAAGGATACAAGAGAACTGTACTGAAAATACTGCGACGACAAGTGAGTGTATCAATTTCAAGTGCTGCCAGGTCACATCATGAAGAAAGCTCCCGTGACGCAGGAGAAACGCAAATGACGGTACTTGCTAAATCCCCCAATGGAAAGCTACCTGAAAAATAA